CCGACCGGTACGACGACCCACAGGGGACGGCGCTCGGCCTCGCACACACGCTCTTTCAGACCGGCCCGTTCCGCCCTGACCGCCGTGCCGGCCCGGACGGCCTCTACTACAGCGGCGCGTACACGACGCCCGGTATCGGGATGCCGATGTGTCTCATCAGCGGTGAACGAACGGCACGGGCCGTCGTCGAGGACGCCCCGGCCGCCGCGTCGCCGACCCGGCGCTGATGCGGCCTGCGAGCGACCCGGCACCCGTCCGCCGCTGTCGCGCTCGGCGGGTCAGACGCGACTCGTCCGGTCGGCTCTCGTGGCGTCGGTCCGCTCGTTCTCACACCGGGGTTTTTGTCTTCCCCGGTCGTCGCGCCGCGTATGACCGACCGAGGGAGTCGATGACGGCCGTCCCACTGACGCCCGACCTCCTCGGCTCGCTCCTCCTCGCCGCCGCCGCGCTCGCGGTCCTCGTCAAGGCCGCGGGCGCGACCGTCGACAGCCTCGTCGCGCTGGCTCGCAGCTACGACGTCCCCGACGCCGTCGTCGCCTCGACGCTCGTCGCCATCGGGACCAGTCTCCCGGAACTCGGTTCGCACCTCGTCGCCTCGCTCGGCATCCTCTCTGGCACCTTGGACCCTGTCGTCGCGAGCGCGACCGTGCTGGGCGGGAACATGGGGTCGTCGACGGTCCAGCAGACGCTCCTCGTGGGCCTCTTCCTCGTGGGCTTCGGCCGCGTCACGCTCTCCGAGGCGTTCCGTCGCTCGACCTACTACCCGATGCTCGCGGCGTTCGCGCTCACGTTCGTCGTCGCGTTCGACGGGACCGTCTCGCGCCTCGACGGTCTCGCACTCCTCGTCGCGTTCGTCGCCTACGCGTACTGGACGGTCACCACCCACGGACGAGCCGCGACGGTCCCCGAGACGGCGAGTACGAACCCGCGTCGGGACGCCGCCGTCGCGTTCGGGGGCTTCCTCCTCGTCCTCGGGAGCGCGTTCGTCGTCCTCCGCGTCGTCGACGGCCTCGTGGTCACGCTGGGGTTGAACGGGTCGATGGTCGGCGTCGTCACCATCGGACTGGCCGCCGCGCTCCCCGAACTCTCGACGGTGGTCGAGTCGCTCCGGCGGAAGACGCCAGACCTCGCGCTCGGGACGCTCGTCGGCTCGAACGTCGTCAACCCGCTCGTCGGCTTCGGGCTCGGGGGCGCGATTTCGACCTACGCGGTGCCGCCCTCGGTCGTCTGGTGGGACCTCCCGTTCAAGCTCTTCGTCGGTGCCGCGCTCGTGGTGGTCGCGAGCCGCGAGGGGTGGGTCGTCCGGCGGCGCGAGGGCGCGTGGCTCGTCGTCGCCTACTTCGTCTTCGTGAGCGTGCGGTTCCTGCTCTTTGCGGTGTGAGTATGACGGTCGGTTGTCGGTGCGTTCGGGATTGTTCGGGCGAGCCATGGCGCGTGTCCGACGCGATACCGTCTCTGGGACAGCACACGGACTCGCGGTCGCTATGGTGATGAATCCACGAGCCTCCCCAGCCGACTGCGCTCCTCATTCGCTTCGCTCGCTGTGGTGCTCGTCCACTGACGCGACCAAGTCGCTTCGAGCCTTCAGTCACGGGCGACTTGTGGGTCGCCCGTGAGGTAGCGAGACGGCTGTGCCGTCTCGCCGAACTCGTTTCACTCGCGAAGACCGCGCGCGCGGGTCGCGCTCTCGTGGAGCGCGACGCCACGCGCCACCGCACCGCGACGCTGGAATCTGCTCGTCCGCGCTCAATCGGCCGCTGCCGTCTCGGTCTTCGTCCGGAACACCAGCGTCTCCACCCGGTCGGACTCGCCCATCAACACGGTTCCGAGCGTGCTCATCACGAGGACGTACCCCACCGCGAACGCCGGAATGAGCTCGGTCATCACGGTACCGGTCCCCTGTGCGGCGAGCGCCGCGATGACGAGCGAGAACTCGCCACGAGAGACCAGCCCGAGGCCGACCCGGAGCGACCGCTTCGGCGTGAGGTCGTAGACCTGTCCCCCGTAGTACCCCGAGATGACCTTCGTCGGAGCCGTGAGGACGACGGCGATGGCCAGCGGAACGGCCGCGGCGACGACGAGCCGAGGGTCGGTGTTGACCCCGATCCAGAAGAAGAAGATGGCAGCGAAGACGTCGCGGATACCGACGAGTCGACGTTCGATGCGCTCGCGGTGTTCGGTGGTGGAAAAGCCCATGCCGACGAAGAAGGCCGCGACGGCCTCGCTCACCCCGATCGAGAGGGCGAACCCGGCGATGGGGATCAGCACACCCAGCGTCCGCAGGACGAACGGCTCGGGGTCCTGTACGTCGAGCACCGCCGAGAAGAACCGGGTGCCGTACTGTACGGCCACCAGCAGGAGCCCCAGAAAGCCGAAGGCGATGGCGAGGCTCCGAGCGAGGCTCCCCAGGCCGTCGCCACCCAGGACGAGCGAGGTGACGACGGCGAGGTAGACGGCGATGACGAGGTCTTCGAAGACGAGCGTGCCCAGGATGGGCTCGGACTCCGCGTTGGCGATCCACCCGAGGTCGATGAGCGACTTCGTGATGATGGCGCTCGAGGAGATGTAGACGATTCCACCGAGGAGGAGCGCCTCGACGAACGACCAGCCGAGCGCGAGGCCGATGACGACCCCGATGGGGAGGTTGATGACGATGTCGATGACGCCCGCCCGGGTGATGTTCGTCTTCGCCGCCAGGAGTCGGTCGAGGCTGAACTCCAGGCCGAGAAAGAACAGCAAGAGGACGATACCGACCTCGGCGAGGAGCGTCAGCGTCTCGCCGGGGAGGACGTACGGGAGGCCCAGCCGTCCGGCGACGAACGGGCTGGCAAACATCCCGACGACGACGTACAGTGGGATGACGGAGAGGCCGAGTCGAGCCCCGAGAGCACCGGCGACGGCGACGGCGACGAACAGTTCGCCGAGTTCTAACAGGGAGAACTCGACCATCTACTCGCCCGTCACCAGCGACTCGAACGTCTGACAGGCCTCCCGTGGGCCGACCGCGAGGAGGGTGTCGCCGGCGCGGAGTTCGGTGTCGCCACCGGGGTTGGTGATGGTCGTCTCGCCCCGCTGGACCACGATGACGTTGGCACCCGTCTCCTGGCGGAGGTCGGCCTCACCGAGCGTCGTCCCGTCGAGGTCGGACCCCTCGGGCACCTCGACCCACTCGATGACCGTGTCCCCGCCGAGGAGCGTCTCGATGCTCTGCGACCGGACCGGCTGGAAGTACGCTCCTTCCAGGATGGTGCCGACCTGTCGGGCGAGCTGGTCGGGGAGTTCGAGGAGTTTCTCCGAGTCCGCGTCCGGGGTCGCTCGGCGGAACACCTCGCGTTTTCCCGTGTTGTGCGTCACGATGACGAGCTGTGAGCCGTCACCGAGTTCTATCTCGTGTTTCTTGCCGACGCCGGGGAGGTCGCTCTCGTAGACGGTCACAGACGGGGTTCGACAGTCGTGTTAATAAAGCCTCACGAGAGCGCGACCAGCACCAGCCACATCCCTGCACACGCCACCGGTGGAATGGAGAGGTTGTCGTCGATGACGTAGCCGACGACCACGGGTTTGATACCGTCGGCGAGGGTCGCCCCGGCGGCCCCGACGACGCCCGCGGTCAGCGTCGACACGCCCAGCCCCATCCCCTCGACGACGAACGTGCCGACGGCGAGCACGAGACAGACGCCGAACATCACGACCAGCGTCGTCACCTGCTTCACCTCGCCGACGCCCCGCGAGGCCATGAGCCCCGAGATGGGGTCGCCGATGGCGAGCATGAGCATCCCCGCCGCAGCGACCGGCGGGGCGAAGACGAACCCGACAGCCGCCATGCTGTACGTGTACAGCGCGTAGCCCGCGGGGTTGTCCTGCTCGTACTCGCGGGTGAGCCGGTCGTAGATGGCCCAGTCGAGGCCCACCCCCAGTCGGAGCACCTCCAGCACCGTGGCGACGAGGGCGCTCACGACGAGCAGCCCTTTCACGGCGGACCACGGCGCGACCCCGGCGAGATAGCCGAGCGGCACGAGGCTCCCGCTGGCGTGGACGAGTCGCCGCTGGAGCTCACTCACGCGCTCAGGCCTCGGTCGCGACGCCGTCGTACTCGTCGAGCACGTCGTCGAACGCCCGCGTTCCAGCCCGGAGGTCGACGAGGACGGCGACGAGGTCGTCGATGGGAACGCGCGCCTGCGCGGCGGAGTCGCGCTCGCGCACGGTGACGCTGTCGGGACCGTCCCCTTCGAGCCCGTCACGGTCGACGGTCACGCAGAACGGGGTGCCGACCTCGTCCTGGCGGCGGTAGCGCCGGCCGATGCTCCCCGAGTCGTCGTA
This window of the Salinigranum halophilum genome carries:
- a CDS encoding sodium:calcium antiporter: MTAVPLTPDLLGSLLLAAAALAVLVKAAGATVDSLVALARSYDVPDAVVASTLVAIGTSLPELGSHLVASLGILSGTLDPVVASATVLGGNMGSSTVQQTLLVGLFLVGFGRVTLSEAFRRSTYYPMLAAFALTFVVAFDGTVSRLDGLALLVAFVAYAYWTVTTHGRAATVPETASTNPRRDAAVAFGGFLLVLGSAFVVLRVVDGLVVTLGLNGSMVGVVTIGLAAALPELSTVVESLRRKTPDLALGTLVGSNVVNPLVGFGLGGAISTYAVPPSVVWWDLPFKLFVGAALVVVASREGWVVRRREGAWLVVAYFVFVSVRFLLFAV
- a CDS encoding cation:proton antiporter — encoded protein: MVEFSLLELGELFVAVAVAGALGARLGLSVIPLYVVVGMFASPFVAGRLGLPYVLPGETLTLLAEVGIVLLLFFLGLEFSLDRLLAAKTNITRAGVIDIVINLPIGVVIGLALGWSFVEALLLGGIVYISSSAIITKSLIDLGWIANAESEPILGTLVFEDLVIAVYLAVVTSLVLGGDGLGSLARSLAIAFGFLGLLLVAVQYGTRFFSAVLDVQDPEPFVLRTLGVLIPIAGFALSIGVSEAVAAFFVGMGFSTTEHRERIERRLVGIRDVFAAIFFFWIGVNTDPRLVVAAAVPLAIAVVLTAPTKVISGYYGGQVYDLTPKRSLRVGLGLVSRGEFSLVIAALAAQGTGTVMTELIPAFAVGYVLVMSTLGTVLMGESDRVETLVFRTKTETAAAD
- a CDS encoding cation:proton antiporter regulatory subunit codes for the protein MTVYESDLPGVGKKHEIELGDGSQLVIVTHNTGKREVFRRATPDADSEKLLELPDQLARQVGTILEGAYFQPVRSQSIETLLGGDTVIEWVEVPEGSDLDGTTLGEADLRQETGANVIVVQRGETTITNPGGDTELRAGDTLLAVGPREACQTFESLVTGE
- a CDS encoding diacylglycerol/polyprenol kinase family protein, whose amino-acid sequence is MSELQRRLVHASGSLVPLGYLAGVAPWSAVKGLLVVSALVATVLEVLRLGVGLDWAIYDRLTREYEQDNPAGYALYTYSMAAVGFVFAPPVAAAGMLMLAIGDPISGLMASRGVGEVKQVTTLVVMFGVCLVLAVGTFVVEGMGLGVSTLTAGVVGAAGATLADGIKPVVVGYVIDDNLSIPPVACAGMWLVLVALS